The genomic segment GCACGGCTGTCACCCCGTGGGGGTTTTCCTGGCTGTCCAGATGGGTCTGGATCGTTTCAAAATTGGTGTTTGCCTTCTGCCGCCCCAGATTCACGTTGTCAGTTTCCAGAATCTCAATCATATTTCACCATCACCTTTCCCGCAAGTTCTGCGTACGTCGTATTTTTCAATCGTTCATAGGTGTACAGCATGGTGCCCAGATAGCCGTAGGTGTTCTTCGCCGCTTCTTCAGCCCGCTGCTGCTCGAATTGGTAGGTGCCCACGGTCTTGCCGGTGCTTGCAACAATGGACTTCCGCAGACTGCCCAATTCAATGGACTGCACCTGGCCGGTGATTGCATCCATGACCTGCTTTACAATCTGTTGCGTTGTCCAGATGCCCAATTCCTCCGAATACACCGTGCCGATGTCACCAACATTGAATGCTGCCAGCCCCACAAAATCCTTGTACAGCTCCATATGTCGAAGATCCACCACATCCACCCGGTAGTTCACCTGGGGCATGCAATTTGCCGCCACATACTCCTGCACCTGCCGCAGGGCGTCGTTGGTAGCTTCTTTGTCGTCCGTAATGGATTCGTCCACGGTCACCTTCAGGAACGTCATGGGCTGCACCGGAAGGGTCAGCTGCCGGTATGCGGCAACGCCCCTGGCTGCATTCTCAACGCCCCGGATGGTGGCCTCCCAATAGACACATGGGGTATAGTCACTACAGTCAATGGATTCTTCCACCGCCAACATGTTCACCCCGTGTCGCAGCCGGAATGCGTCCTGCTTGCCTCGGTGCTCGTTGATATAGATGTCATATCCATCCCGGCGCAATTCTCCGCCCCAGCGATTCACAAAACAGTTGTCCGCCCCTAGCAGTGCCGCCGTGGGGGACATTTTTTCGTAATAGGCGGTGCGCGTTTCGGTGATATCCGAATGCACCCGGAAGGGCGGCTTGGGGGCGGTGCCAGCCACGCCCCGGTTGGTGTAGGTGTGGTCCATGATCCACTCCAGGGCTTCCTGACCGTTCAATTCGGTGGGATGGGCGGATAGGATGAAGTGTCCGTTCAGATCGTAAAAAATGTGCCGAGCATACACCGTCCGCTCCGTCATGCTGGTCTTCTTGGAATAGATCCGGAAGGGCTGCCCCTGCACTTTGATGACATTGAACTCAATGGCATACTGCCAGCCGCTGTGCTCGTGGATGGGGATGGTCATTTCCAGTTCATATTGTCCGTTCAGCTCTTCGGTGATCTTCCCGGACNNNNNNNNNNNNNNNNNNNNNNNNNNNNNNNNNNNNNNNNNNNNNNNNNNNNNNNNNNNNNNNNNNNNNNNNNNNNNNNNNNNNNNNNNNNNNNNNNNNNNNNNNNNNNNNNNNNNNNNNNNNNNNNNNNNNNNNNNNNNNNNNNNNNNNNNNNNNNNNNNNNNNNNNNNNNNNNNNNNNNNNNNNNNNNNNNNNNNNNNNNNNNNNNNNNNNNNNNNNNNNNNNNNNNNNNNNNNNNNNNNNNNNNNNNNNNNNNNNNNNNNNNNNNNNNNNNNNNNNNNNNNNNNNNNNNNNNNNNNNNNNNNNNNNNNNNNNNNNNNNNNNNNNNNNNNNNNNNNNNNNNNNNNNNNNNNNNNNNNNNNNNNNNNNNNNNNNNNNNNNNNNNNNNNNNNNNNNNNNNNNNNNNNNNNNNNNNNNNNNNNNNNNNNNNNNNNNNNNNNNNNNNNNNNNNNNNNNNNNNNNNNNNNNNNNNNNNNNNNNNNNNNNNNNNNNNNNNNNNNNNNNNNNNNNNNNNNNNNNNNNNNNNNNNNNNNNNNNNNNNNNNNNNNNNNNNNNNNNNNNNNNNNNNNNNNNNNNNNNNNNNNNNNNNNNNNNNNNNNNNNNNNNNNNNNNNNNNNNNNNNNNNNNNNNNNNNNNNNNNNNNNNNNNNNNNNNNNNNNNNNNNNNNNNNNNNNNNNNNNNNNNNNNNNNNNNNNNNNNNNNNNNNNNNNNNNNNNNNNNNNNNNNNNNNNNNNNNNNNNNNNNNNNNNNNNNNNNNNNNNNNNNNNNNNNNNNNNNNNNNNNNNNNNNNNNNNNNNNNNNNNNNNNNNNNNNNNNNNNNNNNNNNNNNNNNNNNNNNNNNNNNNNNNNNNNNNNNNNNNNNNNNNNNNNNNNNNNNNN from the Ruminococcus champanellensis 18P13 = JCM 17042 genome contains:
- a CDS encoding phage tail spike protein, whose protein sequence is SGKITEELNGQYELEMTIPIHEHSGWQYAIEFNVIKVQGQPFRIYSKKTSMTERTVYARHIFYDLNGHFILSAHPTELNGQEALEWIMDHTYTNRGVAGTAPKPPFRVHSDITETRTAYYEKMSPTAALLGADNCFVNRWGGELRRDGYDIYINEHRGKQDAFRLRHGVNMLAVEESIDCSDYTPCVYWEATIRGVENAARGVAAYRQLTLPVQPMTFLKVTVDESITDDKEATNDALRQVQEYVAANCMPQVNYRVDVVDLRHMELYKDFVGLAAFNVGDIGTVYSEELGIWTTQQIVKQVMDAITGQVQSIELGSLRKSIVASTGKTVGTYQFEQQRAEEAAKNTYGYLGTMLYTYERLKNTTYAELAGKVMVKYD